The following is a genomic window from Pseudomonas sp. FP2335.
CTCAAGGCTGCTACCCCTGCACCTGCCGCCGCGCCAGCTGTCGCCAAGGCAGAGAGCGAAACCCATTGGTGGTGGCCGTTCGAAAGCAAGCCAAAGCCCCTGGCCAAGGTCGACGTGACCAATATCCCAATGCCTGACCCGAAAATCACCCAGGCCTGGTTGGACGACTATGAGCCGCGCCTGCGTGCTGCGATCAAGGACAGCAACCTGCAACTGGAACGTCGTGACAACGTACTGGTCGTGATCGCCCCGGTGGACGGTTCCTACAACCCGAAACGTCCGTCGATGTTGCTGCCGGTCACCCTGGGCCCGTTCACCCGCGTCGCCAAGGCTGTTGAAGCCGATCCAAAGACCGCCGTACTGGTCCTGGGCCACGTCGACGCCACCGGCACTGCACCGGCGAGCCAGGCGTTGAGCAAGGAACGTGCACAGTCGATCGCATCGATCTTCAGCCTCAGCGGCCTGAAGCAGGACCGCCTGATGCTGCGCGGCATGGGTGACCTGATGCCACGTGCCGCCAACGACAGCTCCCAGGGCCGTGCGCTGAACCGTCGCATGGAAATTATGTTCACTCAGCGTACAACTATGTTGGCCTTGCTGAGCAAGTACAACTCGGGCAAGACCCCGCCAGTGGCTGAGATGGTTGCGGTGCAGGACGTTCCAGCACCTGCTCCGGCCGCCAAGACCCCGGCGAAAAAGGCGCCTGCCGCGAAGAAAGCCGCTGCCAAGCCCGCCGCCAAGAAAGCCCCGGCCAAACCCGCTGCCAAGAAAGCGGCCCCAGCCAAAGCCAAGGCGGCTGCACCGGCTAACGACCAGGCGAAAAACTGATCTGTTGAAAGAAGGATAAAACCGCATGACCCAGGCACTGGCCGATATGCGCCGTGACTACACACGGGATGGTTTGAGCGAGGCGCAGGCCCCGAGCGAGCCGTTTGCGTTGTTCCACCAGTGGTTTGGCGATGCGGTGAAAACCGAGCAACCGCCGGTGGAAGCCAATGCCATGACTCTGGCCACGGTTGACCAGGACGGGCGCCCGCACTGCCGCATCCTGCTGCTCAAGGGCCTGGATGCCCAGGGTTTTACCTTCTTCACCAACTATCAGAGCGCCAAGGGTGAACAGCTCGCGGCGCGACCGTTCGCGGCGATGACTTTCTTCTGGCCAACCCTGGAGCGCCAGGTTCGCATCGAGGGGCGGGTGGTCAAGGTCACGCCTGAGGAGTCGGACGCTTATTATCAGGTCCGCCCATTGGGCAGCCGCTTGGGCGCGTGGGCGTCGCCGCAGAGCAAGGTCATTCGTGACCGTGAAGAACTGCAGGACTTGCTCAAGGCCACCGAGCAGCGTTTCAGCGATACCCAGCCCGACTGCCCCGAGCACTGGGGCGGTTATCGCCTGCTGCCCGAGCGCATCGAGTTCTGGCAGGGCCGCGCCAGCCGCCTGCACGACCGCCTGAACTATCGCCTGCAAGGGACCGACTGGACCCGCGAGCGCCTGGCGCCCTGAGCGTCACCTTTCGTCACCTCACCTGAATATTGTCCGTTGCGCCGAAGTCTCTATTGCACAGACTTCGGCCGCATCCGGCTGCGTGACTACAATGTTGAAACAGTCGTGACATCTATTGGCACAAGAGCTGGGCTACCGTTTGTCGAGTTTTCTGGTACTGGCAGTCTGTACTCAGGCTGAATGAAAGCAATTTTTTGCGGTGCGGGCCGTGACAGGCGCCAAGCTGCCGCGTTTAATGACCACCTGTCCTTTGGAGTTGATGCTATGCGTAAGTCCGTTTTACTAGTTGCCTGCTTCACCACCCTGTCACTTCTGCTGGGTGGCTGTGCTTCGAGTCTGACCGGCGACTCGTACTCCCGTGACGAAGCGCGTCGTGTACAGAGCGTTCGCATGGGCACCATCGAATCCCTGCGCCCAGTGAAAATCGAAGGTACCAAGACCCCAATCGGCGGTGCTGCCGGCGCAGTCATCGGCGGCGTTGGCGGCAGCGCCATCGGCGGCGGCCGTGGCAGTATCGTGACCGCGGTGATCGGCGCAGTTGCCGGCGGCCTGCTGGGCTCGGCCACCGAAGAAGGCCTGACCCGCACCCAGGGCGTGGAAATCACCGTCCGCGAAGACGACGGCAGCATGCGCGCCTACGTGCAGGCCGTGCAGGAGAATGAAATCTTCCGCATTGGCGACCGCGTGCGCATCATGACCGTTGATGGGACTAGCCGGGTTACTCGCTAAGAATTAGTCGCAGAAACGAAAAACCCCCAATCGGGTGACCGGTTGGGGGTTTTTGTTGCAAGCCCGGTTAGTGGCTGGGCTTGCGGCTTCAAAGATGCATCGACCTGCATCCAAAGGCCCACGTGTTCCGGTAAGTGTGCTGGAGGTAAGGCCCAACTCACGGAGGGCCGAGTATGTCCAAGTTTGCACGACGTACGTGGAACCTCGTAGTGAACGGCCTGCGTGCTTATCACGTCTGGAAGTTCCTGCGGGACAGCTTTGATGACCTTTAAGGTCTGAGAGGCGGAGCCGTCTTGGTTCAGGTCAAGGCGGCTTTTTGGTGGGGTTCAGGTGAACATTTCTATGTCGTCCATTGCATCATTTACTGCCGCCGACAAAGAAGGGCTTCTTCGCCTGGCTTGCTCAAAGGCGGGAGCGATTTTTTCCATATCTACCTCGCCGAATCGACGTGCAATGTGACCGATAGCGACAATAGCTGCGGCAGCAATGTCACCTTCAATATGTTCGATAAACTGGAGGCAGGTTTCTTGTGCCCATGCACCGTCCATTTCATCAAGCCCAATTGAAATCAACGCTTCTGTCACTTTGCTCACATCTGAAGTGGCTAAATATTGTACTGCTTCATCATGGGTCAATGATGGATCGTGGTATCGCATAGTCATTTGGTCTCTCCCAGTATTTTTCCCTTGCGGTTGGTTTTACCAGCTCTGATCAAGGCGTTTTTCATTTCTTGTCGCAATCCACTCCAAGGTCTTACATGGGCGTGATACGAACCCTCTTCGGTACGGTCTATCACTACGAATTCTTTGGTATGCGGATCGATCGCAATACGGCGGCGCGAATTTGGTGGGTTCACCTCTATCGACGCATCAAGTGAATCAAGTCCGTTTTCAGGCCTTTTACTTTTAACCGAATTCCCCTTTTTACTGTGATAAGGCGCGTCCTCGTACTTCCAACTGACGACGATATACAGCGGTCTAACACCCGAATCCGCCGGGAACACCAGGATGAAATCTTTGTAGTCCGGCGGATATATCGGGTCGACGATAATGTTGGCGGCCTTCTCGTTGGCCGGGTACACCCATATATGCGGTGTCGAAGGCGCGGCTTGCAACGCCGGGATGCCGAGGGTGTCACCGGGATTTGCAGCAGGCGTCCAGATCAGTTCAATCCCGTCACCCAGGTCGGCGATGTACTGCATCTCTTGCAACTGAAACTGCACCACATCGACCATTTCCCAGTCGCGATTTTTGCCTGTGTAGAACGCGTATCCCTTGAGCGTGCCGTCCTCCCGTTGCTCGACATGCAAGCGAACCCGCGTGCGTGCTCTCGCCATGGAGCGCAGTTGCTCTTCGGTGTAGAGCGCGCTGTCGCCAAGACTGGAGGGCCAGA
Proteins encoded in this region:
- a CDS encoding OmpA family protein: MLSNKSLALALCLTITGCAQTPQNDADGGHWWSFGSDKTAAKDAVTKVDAKPDAKPDAKAAADAKAADLKADLKAATPAPAAAPAVAKAESETHWWWPFESKPKPLAKVDVTNIPMPDPKITQAWLDDYEPRLRAAIKDSNLQLERRDNVLVVIAPVDGSYNPKRPSMLLPVTLGPFTRVAKAVEADPKTAVLVLGHVDATGTAPASQALSKERAQSIASIFSLSGLKQDRLMLRGMGDLMPRAANDSSQGRALNRRMEIMFTQRTTMLALLSKYNSGKTPPVAEMVAVQDVPAPAPAAKTPAKKAPAAKKAAAKPAAKKAPAKPAAKKAAPAKAKAAAPANDQAKN
- the pdxH gene encoding pyridoxamine 5'-phosphate oxidase, producing MTQALADMRRDYTRDGLSEAQAPSEPFALFHQWFGDAVKTEQPPVEANAMTLATVDQDGRPHCRILLLKGLDAQGFTFFTNYQSAKGEQLAARPFAAMTFFWPTLERQVRIEGRVVKVTPEESDAYYQVRPLGSRLGAWASPQSKVIRDREELQDLLKATEQRFSDTQPDCPEHWGGYRLLPERIEFWQGRASRLHDRLNYRLQGTDWTRERLAP
- a CDS encoding glycine zipper 2TM domain-containing protein → MRKSVLLVACFTTLSLLLGGCASSLTGDSYSRDEARRVQSVRMGTIESLRPVKIEGTKTPIGGAAGAVIGGVGGSAIGGGRGSIVTAVIGAVAGGLLGSATEEGLTRTQGVEITVREDDGSMRAYVQAVQENEIFRIGDRVRIMTVDGTSRVTR
- a CDS encoding S-type pyocin domain-containing protein: MANTKDTFQVWRSYGTGTGGYRMLEPMNEAELAARAARQKAHQTLLARQEAYENSRLADPHPAPTPLIGCVFTKSCNLPDSIIDYHDPTGYVPLDRLEDYGEYALLGGRETDESGVLPLKKISGSALPAGLGTLALAGTVTGSVAAAGASTAGAAFLTGLVGLIWPSSLGDSALYTEEQLRSMARARTRVRLHVEQREDGTLKGYAFYTGKNRDWEMVDVVQFQLQEMQYIADLGDGIELIWTPAANPGDTLGIPALQAAPSTPHIWVYPANEKAANIIVDPIYPPDYKDFILVFPADSGVRPLYIVVSWKYEDAPYHSKKGNSVKSKRPENGLDSLDASIEVNPPNSRRRIAIDPHTKEFVVIDRTEEGSYHAHVRPWSGLRQEMKNALIRAGKTNRKGKILGETK